One genomic region from Mytilus trossulus isolate FHL-02 chromosome 9, PNRI_Mtr1.1.1.hap1, whole genome shotgun sequence encodes:
- the LOC134685170 gene encoding uncharacterized protein LOC134685170, protein MGLLLRLVNRTVNLRYGNVNHFRTLGHIRSIGSTSKDDAAKESSTAAKPDLPDYNTPINVESHRLTRPKSKPRTVAPSVAGKWIGLDALAERTKGSLIPDTLKEMENDPDFKLTAEKLKTLGQKQMTKEERKKRQRALDDLGVPNFVQFWKQKAEEKTGIQPSSLTRKPCEQMQINIGLYCNQACNHCHVESSPKRKEMMDHKTAVKCMEILENSPSVTILDLTGGAPELNEEFRYLAARGKELGRDVIVRSNLTSLLEPGQEDTAQFFADHKLHVIASLPCYSAKNVNMQRGKGVFDKSIHALLVLNSLGYGKQDDLQLDLVYNPLGGFLPPPQVPLAEKYKDELMEHFGIEFNQLFTMTNMPIKRFVDFLYRRNELQEYMELLVRNYNLGTIDGLMCRNLMNINWNGQIYDCDFNQQLDLQCRGESQNRLSVWDISSLDEMADVKIRTDNHCFGCTAGMGSS, encoded by the exons ATGGGTTTATTACTAAGATTAGTAAATCGAACAGTTAACCTCAGATATGGTAATGTAAACCATTTTAGAACCCTCGGACATATCAGAAGTATAGGCAGTACATCTAAAGATGATGCAGCAAAAGAATCGTCAACAGCTGCAAAGCCTGATTTACCTGATTACAATACACCTATTAATGTAGAATCTCACAGGTTGACAAGGCCAAAGTCAAAACCAAGAACAGTTGCTCCCTCTGTCGCTGGGAAATGGATTGGTCTTGATGCTCTGGCAGAAAGGACAAAG GGGTCATTGATTCCAGACACGTTGAAAGAAATGGAAAATGACCCTGACTTCAAACTAACAGCTGAGAAACTGAAAACCTTAGGccaaaaacaaatgacaaaagaaGAGAGAAAGAAAAGACAAAGAGCACTTGATGACCTTGGTGTTCCAAACTTTGTTCAGTTCTGGAAACAAAAGGCAGAAGAAAAGACAG gAATTCAACCATCATCCCTAACAAGAAAGCCTTGTGAACAAATGCAAATTAACATAGGGCTATACTGTAACCAAGCTTGTAATCACTGCCATGTAGAATCATCGCCAAAGAGGAAAGAAATGATGGATCATAAAACAGCTGTCAAATGTATGGAGATCTTAGAAAACAGTCCGTCTGTAACAATACTGGATTTAACAG GTGGCGCCCCAGAACTAAATGAAGAATTCAGATATCTTGCAGCGAGAGGAAAAGAACTCGGTCGAGACGTTATTGTGAGAAGTAATTTAACCTCTTTGTTAGAACCAG GTCAAGAAGATACTGCACAGTTCTTCGCCGACCACAAACTGCATGTTATAGCATCACTGCCTTGCTACAGTGCAAAAAATGTCAACATGCAACGTGGAAAAGGAGTATTTGATAAGAGCATCCATGCTTTACTGGTCCTTAACTCTTTGGGTTATGGTAAACAGGATGACTTGCAGTTGGATTTGGTTTACAATCCATTAG GTGGCTTTTTACCACCACCACAGGTACCTTTAGCAGAGAAATACAAAGATGAACTTATGGAACATTTTGGTATAGAATTTAATCAGCTGTTCACCATGACAAATATGCCAATAAAACgttttgttgattttctttATCGAAG GAACGAGCTCCAAGAATATATGGAGTTACTCGTAAGAAACTATAATCTGGGCACAATAGATGGTTTAATGTGTAGAAACCTGATGAACATCAACTGGAATGGGCAGATCTATGACTGCGACTTTAATCAACAACTTGACTTGCAGTGTCGAGGAGAATCACAAA